A stretch of DNA from Streptomyces xanthii:
ACCGGGGTGACCGGCAGCGCCGCGATGGCCCGCACCCTCGCGCAGGCCGACCCCGACTACACGATCGTGAACCGCTACGGCGGCACGTCCCTGATCCCGGCCGGTGAGCACGGGCACGTCGACTACATCCGCGAGGTCACCACCAACCCGGACATCGACGTCGACGTGAACCACGTCAACGACCTCGGCTGGACCGCCCTGCTGGAGGCCGTCATCCTCGGCGACGGCGGAGCGGACCACCAGGAGAGCGTGCGGCTGCTGCTGGCGGCCGGTGCCGACCGCTCCGTCGAGGACAAGGACGGCACGACGGCCCTGGAGCACGCCGAACTGCGCGGCCAGCGCGAGGTCGCCCGGCTGTTGCGCGCCTGAGCGGGGATACTTGCCGTCGATCACCGAAGGCAAGGACGAGGGGCAGGGGTCCAGTGACCGTCGATCACCGGGTGGGACCGCCGAGTTTCGGCGACGAACGGGAGACGCTGCGGGCGTTTCTCGACTATCAGCGCGCGACGCTCGCCATGAAGTGCGAGGGGCTCGGCGACGAGGAGCTGAAGGAGCGGTCGATGCCGCCGTCCACGCTCACGCTGCTGGGACTGGTGCGGCACATGGCGGAGGTCGAACGCGCCTGGTTCCGCCGGGTGTTCGAGGACCACGACGTGCCGATGGTCTGGTCCGACGAGATCGACTTCCAGGCCGCGTACGACGCGGGCGGATCGAGCCGCGCCGAGGCGTTCGGCGCGTGGGAGGCCGAGGTGGAGCACTCCCGG
This window harbors:
- a CDS encoding ankyrin repeat domain-containing protein; this translates as MAASPRRHTLVFLAITGLLVLASACTAESRGAGSGRSSSSAAGDSGANRSASADLLRAAGSGDADAVRTAIERGADLETRDGDERTPLLLAASGDHVDAAKALVDAGADPDALDARHDTPWLVTGVTGSAAMARTLAQADPDYTIVNRYGGTSLIPAGEHGHVDYIREVTTNPDIDVDVNHVNDLGWTALLEAVILGDGGADHQESVRLLLAAGADRSVEDKDGTTALEHAELRGQREVARLLRA
- a CDS encoding DinB family protein, giving the protein MTVDHRVGPPSFGDERETLRAFLDYQRATLAMKCEGLGDEELKERSMPPSTLTLLGLVRHMAEVERAWFRRVFEDHDVPMVWSDEIDFQAAYDAGGSSRAEAFGAWEAEVEHSRRIERAAASLDVAGYQPRWEEQVSLRMVMVHVLLEYGRHNGHADFLREGVDGTVGA